One Brassica napus cultivar Da-Ae chromosome A1, Da-Ae, whole genome shotgun sequence genomic region harbors:
- the LOC125576349 gene encoding defensin-like protein 5 — MSSSSLFSSAKLLGSTLYISLQKMKLSFRFISAVALLFMLLVATGMGPVTAKARMCETSSQLFNGPCLSTTNCANICQNEGFPDGDCKGFRLRCICNRPC; from the exons ATGTCATCTTCTTCCCTATTTAGCTCAGCAAAACTCTTGGGTTCAACTCTCTATATCTCTCTTCAAAAAATGAAGCTCTCTTTTCGTTTTATCTCAGCAGTTGCGCTTTTGTTCATGCTCCTCGTCGCCACAG GGATGGGTCCGGTGACGGCGAAGGCACGCATGTGTGAAACGAGTAGCCAGTTGTTCAATGGACCGTGTCTGAGCACAACCAATTGCGCCAATATTTGCCAGAATGAAGGTTTTCCAGATGGTGACTGCAAAGGATTCCGCCTTCGCTGCATTTGCAACAGACCATGTTGA